A part of Cannabis sativa cultivar Pink pepper isolate KNU-18-1 chromosome 6, ASM2916894v1, whole genome shotgun sequence genomic DNA contains:
- the LOC133039337 gene encoding secreted RxLR effector protein 161-like — protein MSEAKTVTTPLASHFKLAQNQAPDNEEDRLYMDNVPYAFCVGSLMYCMVCTRPDLAYALSMVSRFISDPGKTHWEAVNWILRYLKGTSNVGLLYRDNGKFETGIAGYVDSDYAGSIDTRRSITGYAFTVFGGCISWKSNLQKVVALSTTEAEYMAATEAIKEAIWLRGFTEELGFKGEDITVHCDNQSVIHLMENPMYHERSKHIDIKLHFIREVIARKEI, from the coding sequence ATGAGTGAGGCCAAGACAGTCACTACACCTCTTGCCTCACACTTCAAACTTGCTCAAAATCAAGCACCAGATAATGAAGAAGACAGGTTGTACATGGACAATGTACCCTATGCTTTCTGTGTTGGAAGCTTAATGTACTGTATGGTTTGTACCAGACCAGACTTGGCCTATGCATTAAGCATGGTGAGCAGATTCATATCTGATCCAGGCAAGACACATTGGGAGGCTGTGAATTGGATTCTAAGGTACCTAAAGGGAACATCTAATGTTGGTTTGCTGTACAGAGACAATGGAAAATTTGAAACTGGGATTGCAGGGTATGTTGACTCAGACTATGCAGGGAGTATCGACACCAGAAGGTCTATCACTGGTTATGCATTTACAGTTTTTGGTGGATGCATCAGTTGGAAATCGAATTTACAAAAAGTGGTGGCTCTATCCACCACAGAAGCAGAATATATGGCTGCTACTGAAGCCATTAAAGAGGCAATTTGGTTAAGAGGTTTCACAGAAGAACTTGGTTTCAAAGGAGAAGACATCACTGTCCATTGTGATAATCAAAGTGTTATTCACTTAATGGAAAACCCAATGTACCATGAAAGGTCCAAGCACATAGATATCAAGCTTCATTTTATTAGAGAAGTGATTGCAAGGAAGGAAATATAG